A portion of the Streptomyces coeruleoprunus genome contains these proteins:
- a CDS encoding selina-4(15),7(11)-diene synthase: MGPGLIVPPIFSPIPPAIHPCHAEMDVQTAAWAETFRIGSEELRGRLVTQAIGTFSARILPEGREEVISLLADFILWLFGVDDGHCEEGELGRRPGELSGELQRLLRIAQNPEVPMLEDDPLAAGLRDLRLRIDRYGTSGQAQRWVDALREYFFAVVWEASHRAAGTVPTLNDYTLMRLYDGATSVVLPLLELGYGYELQPHERDRTAVRAATEMASFIITWDNDIFSYHKEKKEKSATGYYLNVLRVLEHHERLTPGKALTVAISQRDRVMCLYMRLTRYLAEHGSPQLRQYLHGVSSFIRGAQDWGISSVRYTTPDDPAAMPSYFRDTPVDGSAEPLDIPAIAWWWTLLPPRAEPTVGDRPVRRSVQNKGFSGVS; encoded by the coding sequence GTGGGGCCCGGGCTGATAGTTCCGCCGATCTTCTCTCCCATCCCGCCGGCGATCCATCCATGCCATGCGGAGATGGACGTCCAGACGGCCGCATGGGCGGAGACGTTCCGCATCGGCTCCGAGGAACTGCGCGGACGGCTCGTCACGCAGGCCATCGGCACGTTCTCCGCCCGTATCCTGCCGGAGGGCCGCGAGGAGGTCATCTCCCTCCTCGCGGACTTCATCCTCTGGCTCTTCGGTGTCGACGACGGACACTGCGAGGAAGGCGAACTGGGCCGCAGGCCCGGGGAGCTGTCCGGCGAACTCCAGCGCCTGCTGAGGATCGCCCAGAACCCCGAGGTCCCCATGCTGGAGGACGATCCGCTTGCCGCGGGGCTCCGCGACCTGCGGCTGCGGATCGACCGCTACGGTACGTCCGGCCAGGCCCAGCGGTGGGTCGACGCCCTGCGCGAATACTTCTTTGCGGTGGTCTGGGAGGCGTCCCACCGTGCCGCCGGCACCGTGCCGACCCTGAACGACTACACGCTGATGCGGCTCTACGACGGGGCCACCTCGGTGGTGCTGCCGCTGCTGGAGCTGGGCTACGGCTACGAACTCCAACCGCACGAGCGCGACCGCACGGCCGTCCGGGCGGCCACGGAGATGGCGTCCTTCATCATTACTTGGGACAACGACATCTTCTCCTACCACAAGGAGAAGAAGGAGAAGAGCGCCACCGGTTACTACCTCAACGTCCTGCGTGTCCTGGAGCACCACGAGCGGCTCACCCCCGGGAAGGCCCTGACGGTGGCCATCTCCCAGCGCGACCGCGTGATGTGCCTCTACATGCGGCTGACGCGGTACCTCGCCGAGCACGGCAGCCCCCAGCTGCGGCAGTACCTGCACGGGGTGAGCAGTTTCATCAGGGGAGCCCAGGACTGGGGCATCAGTTCTGTCAGGTACACGACTCCCGACGATCCGGCCGCGATGCCCTCGTACTTCCGGGACACGCCCGTGGACGGCAGTGCCGAGCCGCTGGACATCCCGGCGATCGCGTGGTGGTGGACGCTCCTGCCGCCGCGCGCAGAGCCGACCGTGGGTGACCGCCCGGTTCGGCGCTCCGTACAGAACAAAGGATTCTCCGGTGTCAGTTGA
- a CDS encoding cytochrome P450 codes for MSVDVQSIPRAPGSLPLLGHAWQLWRDPLGFLGSLRESGELVRVDLGTMPMYVATTARVVHEVTVRQSRSFEKGRLYDRVRPLVGDGLATASGETHRRHRRLIQPMFHHERIAGYTQIMSERALALTDSWTAGQRIAVEEAMAEFTIETLAATMFSTDIGRPAVEAVRRDLPVILKNMLIRAASPKFLDRLPVRANRDFDAATENLRGVIDEVIATTRTSGLTDRPDLLSVLLAARDADTGEVLTDTEVRDELVTILFAGTETTASTLSWAFHELARHPDVEKRLVAEIDEVLGDRPVTVEDLPKLAGVRRVLDEVIRLYGVTLLMRRTTVPVELAGHALPAGAEVAFSLYAMHRDPDVFENPDTFDPDRWLPERKAAVDRHAYIPFGSGNRKCIGDAFSWTEATIALATILPRWQLRPVPGHTPKAAASAMAHPDHVPMTVHPRGA; via the coding sequence GTGTCAGTTGACGTGCAGTCGATTCCCCGCGCGCCCGGATCGCTCCCTCTCCTCGGGCACGCGTGGCAGTTGTGGCGCGACCCCTTGGGCTTCCTCGGCTCCCTGCGGGAGAGCGGGGAACTCGTCCGCGTGGATCTGGGCACCATGCCCATGTATGTGGCCACCACGGCACGCGTCGTTCACGAGGTGACGGTACGTCAATCCCGCAGCTTCGAGAAGGGGCGGCTGTACGACCGGGTGCGCCCCCTCGTCGGTGACGGCCTGGCCACCGCGAGCGGCGAGACCCACCGCAGGCACCGGCGGCTGATCCAGCCCATGTTCCACCACGAACGCATCGCCGGCTACACGCAGATCATGAGTGAGCGGGCGCTCGCCCTGACCGACTCCTGGACGGCGGGGCAACGGATCGCCGTCGAGGAGGCGATGGCCGAATTCACCATCGAGACGCTCGCCGCCACGATGTTCTCCACGGACATCGGCCGGCCCGCAGTGGAGGCCGTTCGCCGAGACCTGCCCGTCATCCTGAAGAACATGCTCATACGCGCCGCGTCGCCGAAGTTCCTCGACCGGCTTCCCGTGCGGGCGAACCGGGACTTCGACGCAGCCACGGAGAACCTGCGCGGCGTCATCGACGAAGTGATCGCCACCACGCGGACCTCCGGGCTCACCGACCGCCCGGACCTGCTCTCCGTACTCCTCGCCGCGCGCGACGCGGACACGGGGGAGGTGCTGACCGACACGGAGGTGCGCGACGAACTCGTCACCATCCTCTTCGCCGGTACGGAGACCACGGCGTCCACGCTGTCCTGGGCGTTCCACGAACTGGCGCGCCACCCCGACGTCGAGAAGCGGCTGGTCGCCGAGATCGACGAGGTACTGGGCGACCGGCCCGTCACTGTCGAGGACCTGCCGAAACTCGCCGGTGTCCGCCGGGTGCTCGACGAGGTCATCCGGCTCTATGGTGTCACCCTCCTGATGCGTCGCACCACGGTGCCGGTCGAACTCGCCGGCCATGCGCTGCCGGCGGGCGCCGAAGTGGCCTTCAGTCTCTACGCGATGCACCGGGACCCCGACGTGTTCGAGAACCCGGACACGTTCGACCCCGACCGCTGGCTCCCGGAGCGCAAGGCCGCCGTCGACCGGCACGCCTACATCCCCTTCGGCTCCGGGAACCGCAAGTGCATCGGCGACGCCTTCTCCTGGACGGAGGCGACCATCGCCCTGGCGACGATCCTGCCCCGCTGGCAGCTGCGCCCCGTGCCGGGGCACACCCCGAAGGCGGCGGCCTCCGCCATGGCGCACCCCGACCACGTGCCCATGACCGTCCACCCGCGCGGCGCCTGA
- a CDS encoding MBL fold metallo-hydrolase, with product MFFVDTIETAGLGNRGYLAGGEHHAVAVDPPRDIDRVVAAAARRGVRIALVVETHVHNDYVTGGLHLARLTGAAHLVPAAAGVTFPHVPVHDGDRTAVDTGLTLRALATPGHTPHHTAYVLEDGGTAVAAFTGGSLLIGTVGRPDLVEPRLTERLARAQHASAHRLAAELPDTTALLPTHGFGSFCASARAGGPGGPATIGAEKTRNEALTKDVDTFVAGLLAGLDDTPAYYTHMGPLNAAGPAPVDLTPPAPADADEIAARLAAGEWVVDLRSRVAFADGHVAGAFNFEAGGQLATYLAWLIPWGRPVTLLAESPAQLAAAQRELVRVGIDRPAAAATGAPADWVRPGEPLRSFPRATFTDLAAARESASRHRPAHAADGTPAQAPRPIVVLDVRRDAERAVGHIEGSLHIPLHLLRRRAAEIPGGTVWVHCAGGMRAAIAASLLDAEGRDVVAVDDTFDAAARAGLPLTRTACARVTADQAHRRTGPDGDAVLIDVRESAEWRAGHAPGAVHAPLSRLLTGGGLPAPLHDRDLVVICRSGQRSQRAALLLAARGARAVDVEGGMRAWAGAGLPVVDDHGNDGSIA from the coding sequence GTGTTCTTCGTCGACACCATCGAGACCGCAGGGCTCGGCAACCGCGGCTACCTGGCCGGAGGCGAGCACCACGCCGTCGCCGTCGACCCGCCGCGCGACATCGACCGGGTCGTCGCCGCAGCAGCCCGGCGCGGCGTGCGCATCGCCCTCGTCGTCGAGACCCACGTCCACAACGACTACGTCACCGGCGGCCTCCACCTCGCCCGCCTCACCGGCGCCGCCCACCTGGTGCCCGCCGCGGCCGGGGTGACCTTCCCGCACGTCCCCGTCCACGACGGCGACCGCACCGCTGTCGACACCGGGCTCACCCTGCGCGCCCTCGCCACCCCCGGCCACACGCCCCACCACACCGCGTACGTCCTGGAGGACGGCGGCACCGCCGTGGCCGCCTTCACCGGCGGCTCCCTCCTCATCGGCACCGTCGGCCGCCCCGACCTCGTCGAACCCCGGCTCACCGAACGGCTGGCCCGCGCCCAGCACGCCTCCGCCCACCGGCTCGCCGCCGAACTCCCCGACACCACCGCCCTGCTGCCCACGCACGGCTTCGGCAGCTTCTGCGCCTCCGCCCGGGCGGGCGGACCCGGCGGCCCGGCGACCATCGGCGCCGAGAAGACCCGCAACGAGGCGCTGACCAAGGACGTCGACACCTTCGTCGCCGGGCTCCTCGCCGGACTCGACGACACCCCCGCGTACTACACGCACATGGGCCCGCTCAACGCCGCGGGCCCCGCCCCCGTCGACCTCACCCCGCCCGCACCCGCCGACGCCGACGAGATCGCCGCCCGCCTCGCCGCCGGCGAATGGGTCGTCGACCTGCGCAGCCGCGTCGCCTTCGCGGACGGGCACGTCGCCGGCGCCTTCAACTTCGAGGCCGGCGGACAGCTCGCCACCTACCTCGCCTGGCTCATCCCATGGGGCCGGCCCGTCACCCTGCTCGCCGAGTCGCCCGCCCAGCTCGCCGCCGCACAGCGCGAACTCGTCCGCGTCGGCATCGACCGCCCGGCGGCCGCCGCCACGGGCGCCCCCGCCGACTGGGTACGCCCCGGCGAGCCCCTGCGGTCCTTCCCCCGCGCCACCTTCACCGACCTGGCGGCGGCCCGGGAGAGTGCGTCCCGCCACCGCCCGGCCCACGCAGCCGACGGCACGCCGGCCCAGGCCCCCCGCCCCATCGTCGTCCTCGATGTGCGTCGCGACGCCGAGCGTGCCGTCGGGCACATCGAGGGGTCCCTGCACATCCCGCTGCACCTCCTGCGCCGCCGCGCCGCCGAGATTCCCGGCGGGACGGTCTGGGTGCACTGCGCGGGTGGCATGCGCGCGGCCATCGCCGCCTCGCTGCTCGACGCCGAGGGCCGGGACGTCGTCGCCGTCGACGACACCTTCGACGCCGCGGCCCGCGCCGGGCTCCCCCTCACCCGTACCGCCTGCGCCCGCGTCACAGCCGACCAGGCCCACCGGCGCACCGGCCCCGACGGCGACGCCGTCCTCATCGACGTACGGGAGAGCGCCGAGTGGCGGGCCGGGCACGCACCCGGAGCCGTCCACGCGCCCCTGTCCCGGCTGCTCACCGGCGGTGGTCTCCCCGCCCCGCTCCACGACCGGGACCTCGTCGTCATCTGCCGCTCCGGGCAGCGCTCCCAGCGGGCCGCCCTGCTCCTCGCCGCGCGCGGCGCACGCGCCGTCGACGTCGAGGGCGGCATGCGCGCCTGGGCCGGCGCCGGGCTCCCCGTCGTCGACGACCACGGGAACGACGGCTCGATAGCGTGA
- a CDS encoding sulfite exporter TauE/SafE family protein translates to MTALVLGLAAGAVVGLALGALGGGGGVLAVPALVYLLGLTPAEATTASLLIVTATSATALYAHARDGHVRWSAGLLFAAAGAVPAALTGSVADGVPRPVLTAAFAAVAALAALRMLRPAPDDDGTGHVRPAPADRPAPADRPAPADRSERAVRSVRIAAAGAGLGAVTGLLGVGGGFLAVPALVGVVGLRMRAAVATSLLVITVNALAALAARAGTATPPDWAMIAPFTGAAVLAAWDGKRLAARLRSSTLQRLFGYVLLGVAALMLADAVL, encoded by the coding sequence GTGACCGCACTCGTCCTCGGGCTCGCCGCCGGAGCCGTCGTCGGCCTGGCCCTGGGAGCGCTCGGCGGGGGCGGCGGCGTCCTCGCCGTGCCCGCGCTCGTCTACCTGCTCGGCCTCACCCCGGCCGAGGCCACCACCGCGAGCCTCCTCATCGTCACCGCCACCTCCGCCACCGCCCTGTACGCCCATGCCCGCGACGGCCACGTCCGCTGGTCGGCCGGCCTGCTGTTCGCCGCCGCCGGAGCCGTACCCGCCGCGCTCACCGGCTCCGTGGCCGACGGCGTCCCGCGCCCGGTCCTCACCGCGGCCTTCGCCGCCGTCGCCGCGCTCGCCGCGCTGCGCATGCTGCGGCCCGCCCCGGACGACGACGGCACCGGGCACGTACGGCCCGCGCCCGCCGACCGGCCCGCGCCCGCTGACCGGCCCGCTCCCGCCGACCGGTCCGAGCGCGCCGTACGGTCCGTGCGCATCGCGGCGGCGGGCGCCGGGCTCGGCGCCGTCACCGGGCTCCTCGGTGTCGGGGGCGGCTTCCTCGCGGTCCCCGCGCTCGTCGGCGTGGTCGGCCTGCGCATGCGGGCCGCCGTCGCCACCAGCCTGCTCGTGATCACCGTCAACGCCCTGGCCGCCCTGGCCGCGCGCGCCGGAACGGCCACCCCGCCGGACTGGGCGATGATCGCGCCCTTCACCGGTGCCGCCGTCCTCGCCGCCTGGGACGGCAAACGCCTGGCCGCACGGCTCCGCAGCAGCACACTCCAGCGGCTCTTCGGGTACGTGCTGCTGGGCGTCGCCGCGCTGATGCTGGCGGACGCGGTCCTGTGA
- a CDS encoding metal-sensitive transcriptional regulator produces the protein MELDLAGAELRSVLNRLRRAQGQISGVIRMIEEGRDCEEVVTQLAAASRALDRAGFAIIATGLQQCLTDIGDGPKADAERDEMRARLEKLFLSLA, from the coding sequence GTGGAGCTGGATCTCGCGGGGGCCGAGCTGCGGTCGGTGCTGAACCGGCTGCGCCGGGCACAGGGTCAGATCTCCGGCGTGATCCGGATGATCGAGGAGGGTCGCGACTGCGAGGAGGTCGTGACGCAGCTCGCCGCCGCGTCCCGTGCGCTGGACCGGGCGGGTTTCGCGATCATCGCCACGGGGCTCCAGCAGTGCCTGACCGACATCGGGGACGGACCGAAGGCGGACGCGGAACGCGACGAGATGCGGGCGCGACTGGAGAAGCTGTTCCTGTCGCTGGCGTGA
- a CDS encoding rhodanese-like domain-containing protein produces the protein MTSTPHTLHTDHVRTRLHELTVIDVRTPGEFASGHLPGALNIPLDALRRALPDIRDAAAHGDVLLVCASGARSADACRTLAQDGVTAATLAGGTGAWAADGHALHRPQGAPRATWAMERQVRFTAGLLVLTGLALGLLVHPAFQLLSAGIAGGFVFSALTDTCGMAVVLGKLPHNRPRPADLDTTLAALRARHTTAAD, from the coding sequence ATGACCAGCACCCCGCACACCCTGCACACCGACCACGTCCGTACCCGGCTCCACGAACTCACCGTGATCGACGTCCGCACACCGGGCGAGTTCGCGTCCGGACACCTCCCGGGCGCCCTCAACATCCCCCTCGACGCGCTCCGGCGCGCCCTGCCCGACATCCGCGACGCCGCCGCACACGGCGACGTCCTCCTCGTCTGCGCCTCCGGCGCCCGCTCCGCCGACGCCTGCCGCACCCTCGCCCAGGACGGCGTCACCGCGGCCACGCTCGCCGGCGGCACCGGCGCCTGGGCCGCCGACGGCCACGCCCTGCACCGCCCTCAGGGCGCGCCCCGCGCCACCTGGGCCATGGAACGGCAGGTCCGGTTCACCGCCGGCCTCCTCGTCCTGACCGGCCTCGCCCTGGGCCTCCTCGTCCACCCGGCGTTCCAGCTCCTCTCCGCGGGCATCGCGGGCGGCTTCGTCTTCTCCGCCCTCACCGACACCTGCGGCATGGCCGTCGTCCTCGGCAAGCTCCCGCACAACCGCCCCCGCCCCGCCGACCTCGACACGACACTGGCCGCCCTGAGGGCACGTCACACCACCGCCGCCGACTGA
- a CDS encoding cytochrome P450: MTSTGTHVPGPTGIPLLGSMFDLRRDSLGTFLGAFRDHGDVVRVTAGPPGLRTEVYGVFSAEGAQQVLATESANFRKDNAFYQEVRDSFGNGLLTSQDGDYVRQRRLVQPLFTRRRVDGYADAVTTETATLLASWRDAPGATVDVAAEMTRLTLRAVARILFGTDVESAVDVVERSFPVLGEYALRRAFTPVRPPRHWPTPANRRAAAAIGELYEECDRIIGKRRAEGSAATGDDLLTLLSRAADETDGGLDPSEIRDQVLVFLLAGHETTATSLAFSLHLLARHPDQQRRARDEAVRVLAGRTPGAADLDALPYLTQVLKEAMRLYPAGPVIGRRAVATTVVGGHTIPAGADVVVAPWVTHRHPRYWEEPERFDPERFAPEREKARPRYAWFPFGGGPRACIGQHFSMLESVLALAMILRAYEIEAVDTYVPVTVGITLRAAGPARCRLRPRSHSRAEA; encoded by the coding sequence ATGACCAGCACCGGCACACACGTTCCCGGCCCGACGGGGATCCCCCTGCTGGGCTCCATGTTCGACCTGCGACGCGACTCGCTCGGCACGTTCCTCGGCGCCTTCCGCGACCACGGCGACGTCGTCCGCGTCACCGCCGGCCCACCCGGGCTGCGCACCGAGGTCTACGGCGTGTTCTCCGCCGAGGGCGCCCAGCAGGTCCTCGCCACCGAGTCCGCCAACTTCCGCAAGGACAACGCCTTCTACCAGGAGGTCCGCGACTCCTTCGGCAACGGGCTGCTCACCAGCCAGGACGGGGACTACGTACGCCAACGCCGCCTCGTCCAGCCCCTGTTCACCCGGCGCCGCGTCGACGGCTACGCCGACGCCGTCACCACCGAGACCGCCACGCTGCTCGCCTCCTGGCGGGACGCACCCGGCGCCACCGTCGACGTCGCCGCCGAGATGACCCGGCTCACGCTGCGCGCCGTCGCCCGCATCCTGTTCGGCACCGACGTCGAGAGCGCCGTCGACGTCGTCGAGCGCTCCTTCCCCGTCCTCGGCGAGTACGCCCTGAGGCGCGCCTTCACCCCCGTCAGGCCGCCCCGCCACTGGCCCACCCCGGCCAACCGCCGCGCCGCCGCCGCGATCGGCGAACTGTACGAGGAGTGCGACCGCATCATCGGCAAGCGGCGCGCCGAGGGCTCCGCCGCCACCGGCGACGACCTCCTCACGCTGCTCAGCAGGGCCGCCGACGAGACGGACGGCGGCCTCGACCCGTCCGAGATCCGCGACCAGGTCCTCGTCTTCCTCCTCGCCGGCCACGAGACCACGGCCACCTCGCTCGCGTTCTCCCTCCACCTGCTGGCCCGCCACCCCGACCAGCAGCGGCGCGCCCGCGACGAAGCCGTCCGCGTCCTGGCCGGCCGCACCCCGGGTGCCGCCGACCTCGACGCCCTGCCGTACCTCACCCAGGTCCTCAAGGAGGCCATGCGGCTGTACCCCGCGGGCCCCGTCATCGGCCGCCGCGCCGTCGCCACCACCGTGGTCGGCGGACACACCATCCCGGCCGGCGCCGACGTCGTCGTCGCCCCGTGGGTGACCCACCGGCACCCGCGCTACTGGGAGGAGCCCGAGCGCTTCGACCCGGAGCGGTTCGCGCCGGAACGCGAGAAGGCCCGCCCCCGCTACGCCTGGTTCCCCTTCGGTGGCGGGCCGCGCGCCTGCATCGGCCAGCACTTCTCGATGCTGGAGTCGGTCCTCGCCCTCGCGATGATCCTCCGGGCGTACGAGATCGAGGCAGTCGACACGTACGTGCCGGTCACGGTCGGCATCACGCTGCGCGCCGCGGGCCCCGCGCGCTGCCGACTGCGTCCCCGGTCACACTCGCGGGCAGAGGCGTGA
- a CDS encoding globin domain-containing protein, producing the protein MLSAESARIVRATLPAVGGALDEITARFYRTMFAERPELLDGLFNRGNQAGGDQRRALAGALVGFAAALVCEPEARPDALLSRIAHKHASVGVTDDQYTVVHKYLFAAVAEVLGDAVTPEVAGAWDEVYWLMAGALIAQEARLYLEAQVRPGHPWREWTVVERREETADAVSLLLRPADGRPAPAARAGQYVSVRVRMPDGVRQLRQYSLSSAPGEDVRRITVKRLRRDGVPDGEVSNLLHRSAAVGDVLALSAPFGDVVLDEEDRPLVLVSAGIGCTPMVAVLEHLAATGSHRPVTVLHADRSPASHALRADTLRLVDGLADGRAVFWYEEYGESGECELEQDGAGRRGPDVRTGLLDLRSVRLPADAGVFLCGPLPFMRAAREQLLRAGVPARRIRYEVFGPDLWLADMADVAG; encoded by the coding sequence ATGCTGTCCGCCGAATCCGCCCGGATCGTACGGGCCACGCTCCCCGCCGTCGGCGGGGCGCTGGACGAGATCACCGCGCGCTTCTACCGCACGATGTTCGCCGAGCGCCCCGAGCTGCTGGACGGGCTGTTCAACCGGGGCAACCAGGCCGGCGGCGACCAGCGGCGGGCGCTGGCGGGGGCCCTTGTGGGCTTCGCGGCGGCGCTGGTCTGCGAGCCCGAGGCCCGGCCGGACGCCCTGCTGTCCCGTATCGCGCACAAGCACGCGTCGGTCGGGGTGACCGACGACCAGTACACGGTCGTGCACAAGTACCTTTTCGCCGCCGTCGCCGAGGTCTTGGGGGACGCCGTGACTCCCGAAGTCGCGGGCGCCTGGGACGAGGTGTACTGGCTCATGGCCGGCGCCCTGATCGCCCAGGAGGCTCGGCTCTACCTGGAGGCGCAGGTGCGGCCGGGGCACCCGTGGCGGGAGTGGACGGTGGTGGAGCGGCGCGAGGAGACGGCGGACGCGGTGTCCCTGCTGCTGCGCCCCGCCGACGGCCGGCCCGCTCCGGCGGCCCGCGCCGGCCAGTACGTGAGCGTGCGCGTGCGGATGCCGGACGGGGTGCGCCAACTGCGCCAGTACAGCCTGTCGTCGGCGCCGGGCGAGGACGTCCGCCGGATCACCGTCAAGCGGCTGCGCCGAGACGGCGTTCCGGACGGCGAGGTGTCGAACCTGCTGCACCGGAGCGCGGCGGTGGGTGATGTGCTGGCGTTGTCCGCGCCCTTCGGTGACGTGGTGCTCGACGAGGAGGACCGGCCGCTGGTCCTCGTCTCGGCCGGGATCGGCTGCACGCCGATGGTCGCCGTGCTGGAGCACCTCGCCGCCACCGGCTCGCACCGCCCGGTCACGGTGCTGCACGCCGACCGCTCCCCCGCCTCCCACGCGCTCCGGGCCGACACCCTCCGCCTGGTGGACGGGTTGGCCGATGGGCGTGCCGTGTTCTGGTACGAGGAGTACGGGGAGTCCGGGGAGTGCGAGCTGGAACAGGACGGCGCCGGGCGGCGTGGGCCCGACGTCCGTACCGGGCTGCTGGACCTCCGCTCGGTCCGCCTGCCGGCGGACGCCGGCGTGTTCCTGTGCGGGCCGCTGCCCTTCATGCGGGCCGCGCGCGAGCAGCTGCTGCGGGCCGGCGTTCCGGCGCGGCGCATCCGGTACGAGGTGTTCGGCCCCGACCTGTGGCTGGCCGACATGGCCGACGTGGCCGGCTGA